Part of the Sinorhizobium terangae genome is shown below.
GCGCAAAAACGATGGAGCGAAAGATGATCAGGATTGTGAACGGTAACGCTCGCGGACAGCACCCGCGGGCCATCGACGAAATGTTCCGGCTGCGCAAGCGCGTGTTCCATGACTTCCTGAAATGGGACGTGAAGACGGACGGCGAGTGGGAAATCGACCATTACGACAAGGCGAACCCCCTTTATGTAATGTCGTACGCACCGGATACCGGAAAGCTACGCGGATCGCTGCGGCTGCTGCCGACGCTTGGGCCGAACATGCTGGACGATACGTTTCCGATTCTGCTCGGCGACAATCCCGAGATCCGTAGCGCTTCCGTGTGGGAATCGAGCCGCTTCTGCATCGATCCGGATATCTCGCAGGATCGCTCGTCGAACCAGGTAACGGTCGCCGCTGCGGAACTCATGTGTGGCGTGGGCGAACTGGGCCTTGCCTCCGGCGTCAGCCATATCGTCACGGTCACCGACGTCTTCCTCGAAAGAATGTTCCGTCGGATGGGTTGCCCCGGCGAGCGCATTGCCGATCCTCACCGGATCGGCTCCGTCTTCGCCGTGGCAGTCGCGTGGGAAGTGACGCGAGAACTACTTGAAACGATGAAGCATGTCGCCGCAATCGAGGGCACCGTGCTCGAACGCCCGATGTCGCTCGAAACAGCACGGGCCGCCTGATCCTTCTCGCCGGGCCGCCGTCGCGGCCCGGTCTATTCTCTCTTGCTGCGGTGCCCTGTTAACGCAAACTCTCCCTGGACGTTGCGCTGTTACGTCAACGCCTTATGATATGGATAAACAGGAGTTGGCGGTCGCGAAAGTCCTTGAAGAACGGATCGCGCACCAAGGCAGAAGAGACGAGAGCCAGTGCCCCGGATCGTCATATCCCGGAACTTCAAATCCGTGGCGGTGGCCCTGCTCCAGCTGCTGTTGGCGGGCGCTGACGGTGCGTCGGCCTCGACTGTTTGCGAACGCCTGAATGCACGGCTCACTGATCTCTCCACGGCCGTCAACCCAACCGCTAACCTGCGCGATTTCACGGGTGCCGTTTCCCGCCAGAACATCGAGCTCCGCCGGGCGAAGAACGAGCGACGCCGGATGGAGTGCGGCACCGGCAGTGTCGTCGTCATCGGTGGTGACAATGATGAGGCATGCGCGGCGCTGGATGAGACCATCGCCCGCATGGAGGACAACCTTCAACGGCTCAAGGCGCACCGCCACTCGTTGATATCTGGCGACACGGGCGACACGCGCCGGCGCATTCTCGCGGCGCTGGAACTGAACGGCTGCCATGACGAGGCCAATGCCCACGATCCAGTCGAGGAGCAGGACGAGTTCGCGAGTGCTGCGGTCGATGATGCCGAGCTCCCCCGCAATATCCTCAGGGATCTTTCGCCGGACAGCGAAGATTATCCGCTGCTGGGTGACGACAGCGAGACACAGGATTTTCCCCTGCTGCACGAGGAGCCCATGGGCAGCCTCAGGACAATGTGCGTCCGCACCTGCGACGGGGCCTTTTTCCCGATCTCGTCAAATGCAACGCCCGCGGACTTTGCCCGTGACGCCGAGCTGTGTCAGGCACGCTGCCCCGGTGCGCAGACGGAACTCTACTACCACGTTCTCGCTACGGAAGAGAGCGACCAGATGGTCTCGGCCTTGACCGGAAGGCCTTATACCGAGCTGCCGACGGCCTTTGCCTACCGGACGCGCGGCGTCGGTGCGCCAGGAGTTTGCGGCTGCCGAATCCCGGCTAGTGCGGCGACAGAAAATGGCAGGAAGGCGACGACCGGCAGCGAGCCGTCGGTCATCACGATCAATGGCGACCTGAAGCCGGCCGCGGGATCGGTACAAGCAAAGCCGGTGCGGGAAAGGCCCTACGACCCGGCGAACAGCAAGGTCCGTGTCGTGGGCCCGGCATTCCTGCCGCAAGAAAAAAGCGCGATCGACCTCAAGCACCCGCTCGGTCCGGGTTACCAGCCGGTCCAGGGCAACTGAGCCCATCTGCCGCATGCTGTCAAAGCAGTGGAGATACTGAGCTTATCGTATTGAATTCAGATGCTGTTTGCCTGTGGGA
Proteins encoded:
- a CDS encoding acyl-homoserine-lactone synthase, producing MIRIVNGNARGQHPRAIDEMFRLRKRVFHDFLKWDVKTDGEWEIDHYDKANPLYVMSYAPDTGKLRGSLRLLPTLGPNMLDDTFPILLGDNPEIRSASVWESSRFCIDPDISQDRSSNQVTVAAAELMCGVGELGLASGVSHIVTVTDVFLERMFRRMGCPGERIADPHRIGSVFAVAVAWEVTRELLETMKHVAAIEGTVLERPMSLETARAA
- a CDS encoding DUF2865 domain-containing protein, with protein sequence MPRIVISRNFKSVAVALLQLLLAGADGASASTVCERLNARLTDLSTAVNPTANLRDFTGAVSRQNIELRRAKNERRRMECGTGSVVVIGGDNDEACAALDETIARMEDNLQRLKAHRHSLISGDTGDTRRRILAALELNGCHDEANAHDPVEEQDEFASAAVDDAELPRNILRDLSPDSEDYPLLGDDSETQDFPLLHEEPMGSLRTMCVRTCDGAFFPISSNATPADFARDAELCQARCPGAQTELYYHVLATEESDQMVSALTGRPYTELPTAFAYRTRGVGAPGVCGCRIPASAATENGRKATTGSEPSVITINGDLKPAAGSVQAKPVRERPYDPANSKVRVVGPAFLPQEKSAIDLKHPLGPGYQPVQGN